From the genome of Arthrobacter alpinus, one region includes:
- the lgt gene encoding prolipoprotein diacylglyceryl transferase, giving the protein MPVIFTLSSPTLATAVGAAIPAPAWSGFDIGPLRIHAYALSILLGIIAALWMTDRRWKRRGGPEGSIWDIAIWAIPFGIIGGRLYHVFSSPEAYFGPGFDGTGNLALIPQIWLGGLGIWGAVVLGVVGAWIGCRRAGVRISAFVDAAAPGILLAQAIGRWGNYFNQELFGGPTTLPWGLQVDPQFVPPGFSPDTLFQPTFLYESIWNLLGVAALLVLDRKFRLRRGRLFVLYAMIYTAGRVWIELLRIDTAEQITFFGITTRLNVWTSIFVFLAALVVFLILTFVKNKDVPESVYLPGHEPSAVVTDGAEGEAVGSSGSAAEGTGGAAGTEDALDKPSDAGSSAGRPAETEAGETTSPDAPTPPGA; this is encoded by the coding sequence GTGCCAGTGATCTTCACTCTCTCCTCTCCCACCTTGGCCACGGCCGTCGGCGCAGCCATTCCGGCGCCCGCTTGGTCTGGCTTCGACATCGGCCCCCTGCGCATCCACGCGTACGCCCTGTCCATCCTGCTGGGCATCATCGCAGCCCTATGGATGACCGACCGCCGCTGGAAGCGCCGCGGCGGCCCGGAGGGCTCCATCTGGGACATCGCCATCTGGGCCATCCCCTTCGGTATTATCGGCGGCCGGCTCTACCACGTCTTCTCCTCACCAGAGGCCTACTTCGGCCCCGGGTTTGACGGTACGGGCAACCTAGCGCTCATCCCGCAGATCTGGCTTGGTGGCCTGGGCATTTGGGGAGCCGTGGTCCTGGGCGTGGTCGGCGCCTGGATAGGCTGCCGCCGCGCGGGTGTGCGCATCTCAGCTTTCGTTGACGCGGCAGCTCCTGGCATCCTGCTGGCCCAGGCCATTGGCCGCTGGGGCAACTACTTCAACCAGGAACTGTTCGGCGGACCCACCACCCTTCCCTGGGGCCTGCAAGTTGACCCGCAATTTGTGCCGCCGGGCTTTAGCCCCGACACCCTCTTCCAGCCCACTTTCCTGTACGAGAGCATCTGGAACCTGCTCGGCGTGGCGGCATTGCTGGTGCTGGACCGGAAGTTCAGGCTGCGCCGCGGCCGACTCTTCGTGCTGTACGCCATGATTTACACGGCAGGACGGGTCTGGATTGAACTGCTCCGGATCGACACCGCCGAACAGATCACCTTCTTTGGCATCACCACTCGCCTGAATGTGTGGACCAGCATCTTCGTCTTCCTCGCCGCACTGGTGGTGTTCTTGATCCTGACGTTCGTCAAAAACAAGGATGTACCGGAGTCCGTCTACCTGCCCGGGCACGAGCCCTCAGCGGTCGTGACCGACGGTGCTGAGGGTGAAGCAGTTGGTAGCTCCGGTTCGGCTGCCGAGGGTACCGGTGGGGCGGCGGGCACTGAGGATGCGCTTGATAAGCCCTCGGACGCCGGTTCCTCCGCTGGGCGTCCGGCAGAGACTGAGGCTGGGGAGACTACCTCCCCGGATGCCCCCACCCCGCCCGGAGCGTAA
- a CDS encoding glutamate synthase subunit beta: MADPRGFLKNRERVTQSRRPVPVRIMDWKEVYEAQEKGVLKSQAGRCMDCGVPFCHQGCPLGNLIPEWNDLTWRDKGQEAIERLHATNNFPEFTGRLCPAPCEKACVLAINQPAVTIKQVEVSIIDEAFEADWVQPLPPARLTGKTVAVVGSGPAGMAVAQQLTRTGHTVAVYERDDRIGGLLRYGIPDFKLEKEKLDRRLEQMKAEGTRFRTGVEVGKDIGWDQLRKRYDAVVVSTGATVPRDLPIPGRSFAGVHFAMDYLVQANKVVAGETVPGQIHARGKHVVILGGGDTGADCLGTAHRQQAASVTTLAIGNQPPVERGAGQPWPTFPNLFEVASAHEEGGERTYLASTVEFLGENGVLTGLKIAETEYQGGRRVPKEGTERIIPADLVFLSLGFTGPETAELTHQLPVELDERSNVRRDGYYMTSRPGVFAAGDAGRGQSLIVWAIAEGRACAAAVDKFLMGETFLPAPVSPSDSAISV, encoded by the coding sequence GTGGCTGATCCCCGTGGATTCTTGAAAAACCGCGAACGTGTCACTCAGTCGCGACGGCCCGTACCGGTGCGGATCATGGACTGGAAGGAGGTTTATGAGGCGCAGGAGAAGGGTGTCTTGAAGTCACAGGCTGGGCGGTGCATGGACTGCGGTGTGCCGTTCTGCCACCAGGGCTGCCCGCTGGGAAATCTGATCCCGGAGTGGAACGACCTCACCTGGCGGGACAAGGGCCAGGAAGCCATTGAGCGGCTTCACGCCACCAACAACTTCCCCGAATTCACCGGGCGCCTGTGTCCGGCCCCGTGCGAGAAGGCTTGTGTGCTGGCCATCAACCAGCCCGCCGTCACCATCAAGCAGGTGGAGGTCTCCATCATCGACGAGGCCTTCGAGGCGGACTGGGTGCAACCGCTGCCCCCGGCACGGCTCACAGGCAAGACGGTCGCCGTCGTCGGTTCAGGACCTGCCGGTATGGCCGTCGCCCAGCAGCTCACCCGCACCGGGCACACAGTGGCCGTCTACGAACGTGACGACAGGATCGGGGGGCTGCTGCGATACGGCATCCCGGACTTCAAGCTGGAGAAGGAAAAGCTTGACCGCCGACTGGAACAAATGAAGGCCGAGGGCACCCGATTCCGCACCGGCGTCGAGGTGGGCAAGGATATTGGGTGGGACCAGCTGCGCAAACGCTACGACGCCGTCGTGGTGTCCACTGGCGCCACCGTGCCCCGGGACCTCCCCATTCCGGGACGTTCCTTCGCCGGTGTGCACTTCGCCATGGACTACCTTGTGCAGGCCAACAAGGTGGTGGCGGGCGAGACCGTGCCAGGGCAGATTCACGCCCGAGGCAAGCATGTGGTGATTCTTGGCGGCGGAGATACCGGTGCCGACTGCCTGGGCACCGCGCACCGCCAGCAGGCCGCCTCGGTGACAACATTGGCCATTGGCAACCAGCCGCCGGTGGAGCGCGGGGCTGGCCAGCCGTGGCCCACGTTCCCGAACCTGTTCGAGGTGGCCAGCGCGCATGAGGAAGGCGGGGAGCGCACTTACCTGGCGTCCACTGTCGAGTTCCTGGGCGAGAACGGCGTCCTGACAGGCCTGAAGATTGCGGAGACCGAATACCAGGGCGGGCGCCGGGTGCCTAAGGAGGGGACCGAACGGATCATCCCCGCCGATCTGGTATTCCTCTCGCTCGGGTTCACCGGCCCGGAAACGGCCGAGCTAACCCACCAGCTGCCCGTGGAACTGGACGAGCGCTCCAATGTGCGCCGTGATGGTTACTACATGACGAGCCGGCCGGGAGTGTTTGCCGCCGGCGACGCAGGGCGGGGACAATCGCTGATTGTGTGGGCCATTGCTGAGGGCAGGGCCTGCGCGGCGGCCGTGGACAAATTCTTGATGGGCGAAACATTCCTGCCTGCGCCCGTCTCGCCTAGTGACTCGGCTATCAGTGTTTAG
- the trpB gene encoding tryptophan synthase subunit beta: MAEPATAFLAGGQWQPTAEHSLRHAPGPYFGNYGGRWMPESLIAALDELEETFEKAKVDPEFLAEIAQLNKNYSGRPSLLTEAKRFSAHAGGARIFLKREDLNHTGSHKINNVLGQVLLAKRMGKTRIIAETGAGQHGVASATAAALLGLECVVYMGAEDCRRQALNVARMQLLGATVVPVTNGSQTLKDAINDALRDWVANVDTTHYVLGTVSGAHPFPAMVRFFHEVIGEEARTQILEQVGRLPDALCACIGGGSNAIGLFHSFLDDPSVKIYGFEAGGDGIESGRHAATITLGRPGVLHGARSYLMQDDDGQTVESHSISAGLDYPGVGPEHAYLADIGRVTYEPITDAEAMDAFKLLCQTEGIIPAIESSHALAGAMKVGQRLTAGLTTPSEIVIIVNLSGRGDKDVETAAAWFGMLDEQGHVKGTTLSTRTAKGAAPTADENAEDATHE; encoded by the coding sequence ATGGCCGAGCCCGCAACAGCGTTCCTCGCCGGAGGCCAGTGGCAGCCCACCGCGGAGCACTCGCTGCGTCACGCGCCGGGGCCGTACTTTGGCAACTACGGTGGGCGGTGGATGCCCGAATCGCTCATCGCGGCTCTGGATGAGCTCGAAGAAACCTTTGAAAAAGCCAAGGTGGATCCGGAGTTCCTGGCCGAAATTGCGCAGCTGAACAAGAACTACTCGGGCCGCCCGTCACTGCTGACAGAGGCCAAGCGGTTCAGTGCACATGCCGGCGGGGCCCGGATCTTCCTCAAGCGCGAGGACCTGAACCATACCGGTTCGCACAAGATCAACAACGTCCTGGGCCAGGTACTCTTGGCCAAGCGCATGGGCAAGACCCGTATCATCGCCGAGACAGGTGCCGGACAACACGGTGTGGCCAGTGCCACTGCCGCAGCCCTCCTGGGCCTTGAGTGCGTGGTGTACATGGGGGCCGAGGACTGCCGCCGGCAGGCCCTGAACGTGGCCCGCATGCAGCTTCTGGGCGCTACCGTAGTGCCCGTGACCAACGGCTCGCAGACGCTCAAGGACGCCATCAACGACGCCCTTCGCGACTGGGTGGCCAATGTGGATACCACCCATTACGTGCTCGGCACGGTCTCCGGCGCCCACCCTTTCCCGGCCATGGTGCGCTTCTTCCATGAGGTTATCGGCGAGGAGGCGCGCACCCAGATCCTTGAGCAGGTGGGGCGCCTGCCCGACGCCCTGTGCGCGTGCATCGGTGGAGGGTCCAACGCCATAGGCTTGTTCCACAGCTTCCTGGATGACCCGTCGGTGAAGATTTACGGCTTCGAGGCCGGTGGCGACGGTATTGAGAGCGGCCGCCATGCAGCCACTATCACTCTGGGCCGCCCGGGCGTACTGCACGGCGCCCGCTCTTACCTCATGCAGGACGACGACGGCCAGACCGTCGAGTCCCACTCCATCTCAGCAGGCCTAGACTACCCCGGTGTTGGACCCGAACACGCCTACCTGGCAGATATTGGCCGCGTGACATATGAGCCCATCACCGACGCCGAGGCCATGGACGCGTTCAAGCTCCTGTGCCAGACCGAGGGGATCATCCCGGCCATCGAGTCCTCACACGCACTGGCTGGCGCCATGAAGGTGGGCCAGCGCCTCACCGCGGGCTTGACCACGCCGTCGGAGATTGTGATCATCGTGAACCTCTCCGGCCGCGGTGACAAGGACGTGGAAACGGCCGCAGCCTGGTTTGGCATGCTTGACGAGCAAGGCCACGTGAAAGGCACCACCCTGTCCACCCGCACCGCCAAGGGCGCCGCCCCGACGGCCGATGAAAACGCAGAGGATGCCACCCATGAGTGA
- the gltB gene encoding glutamate synthase large subunit yields MTRTSQPPGPRTGLAAPRTGAVSPFTRFAAMPAQTGLYRPETEKDACGLAIVATLRGTPGHDIVENALAALRNLEHRGAVGADEGTGDGAGILTQIPDEFFQAVTDFELPAMGEYAVGTAFLPTNPKELAAARAGLVALAQSEGLKVLGWREVPIVAGLVGASARDCMPHFSQLFLAIDGAEQALSRTEVNALDAKAFRLRKRAQHKFGVYFPSLSSKTIVYKGMLTTAQVEPFYPDLSDHRFTTRLAIVHSRFSTNTFPSWPLAQPFRAIAHNGEINTVKGNRNWMRARQSTMSHSVLGNAPEELFPICTPGASDSASFDEVAELLWLSGRPITEAIMMMIPEAWENHTTMDPDRKAFYEYHSLMMEPWDGPAAVSFTDGTQVGATLDRNGLRPCRYWVTDDGLVVFASEVGVLEIAPEKIVEKGRVAPGKMFVVDTENGRLIRDQEVKAQLAASQPYKEWAKENTIRLAELPEREHVVHTTASVLHRQRTFGYTTEELKILLGPMAQTGGEPLGAMGTDTPVAVLSTRPRLLFDYFVQSFAQVTNPPLDAIREELVTSLNTTIGPQGNLLSRAKVKMPQLALTFPVINNDELAKIANIESPLKADGTGAELLAVKVRGLYKFDGGESALRSRLTEICEQVSGAINRGVQYVVLSDRDSSAAWAPIPSLLLLSAVHHHLLRSANRTKISLVVEAGDVREVHHVAVLIGYGAAAVNPYLAMESVEELIRTGDVTGVTPEQGVANLIKGLGKGVLKIMSKMGISTVASYCGAQTFEALGLSDKLVGQYFTGTVSQLGGVGLEVIAREVTQRHVLAYPVDGVDVPHRPLLGGGEYQWRRDGEPHLFNPDTVFRLQHATRERRYDIFKQYTNGIDDQASKLMTFRGLLKFKDGVRPPVPLEEVESVASIVKRFSTGAMSYGSISKEAHQTLAIAMNRLGAKSNTGEGGEDVDRLLDPERRSAIKQVASGRFGVTSLYLSNATDIQIKMAQGAKPGEGGQLMAKKVYPWIAETRHSTPGVGLISPPPHHDIYSIEDLAQLIYDCKRANPSARVHVKLVSEMGIGTVASGVTKAKADVVLVSGHDGGTGASPLNSLKHAGMPWELGLAETQQTLRMNGLRDRVVVQVDGQLKTGRDVVIAALLGAEEYGFATAPLVVSGCVMMRVCHLDTCPVGVATQNPELRQRFSGKPEFVVNFFEFLAEEVREILAELGFRTLLEAVGQSDVLDVRKAVDHWKTDGLDLSPIISDAGVPAGTPVHNQTTQNHELEKHFDQQLITMSAEALRERIPVKISLPVVNTDRSVGTLLGHTVTKTFGIELLGTDTIDVTLTGQAGQSLGAFLPAGVTLRLFGDANDYVGKGLSGGRITVRPDRANTFSAAENVIAGNVIGYGATSGEMFLRGLVGERFLVRNSGANAVVEGIGDHGCEYMTGGVALILGDTGRNFGAGMSGGTAFVLDLLPSNVNQSALESGELSLLALDAQDAAIVHTLLLKHQQETDSSLAAALLADFPATVTRLAKVLPRDFAAVLETRLAAAGLGEDPDGATVWAKILEVTGG; encoded by the coding sequence ATGACTCGTACTTCTCAGCCGCCGGGGCCGCGCACCGGTCTCGCAGCGCCACGCACCGGGGCCGTCTCGCCCTTCACCCGGTTCGCCGCCATGCCGGCCCAGACAGGCCTGTACCGCCCCGAGACCGAAAAGGATGCGTGCGGCCTGGCCATTGTGGCCACCCTGCGCGGCACACCTGGCCACGATATCGTGGAGAACGCCCTGGCTGCCCTGCGCAATCTTGAACACCGCGGGGCCGTCGGCGCCGACGAGGGCACCGGTGACGGGGCCGGCATCCTCACCCAGATTCCCGATGAGTTTTTCCAGGCCGTCACCGACTTCGAGCTACCTGCGATGGGGGAGTACGCCGTCGGCACGGCCTTCCTGCCGACCAATCCCAAGGAGCTTGCCGCAGCCAGAGCCGGGCTTGTAGCCCTGGCCCAGAGCGAGGGCCTGAAGGTCCTTGGCTGGCGCGAAGTGCCCATCGTGGCAGGCCTGGTTGGTGCCAGCGCCAGGGATTGCATGCCGCACTTTAGCCAACTGTTCCTGGCCATCGACGGTGCGGAGCAGGCGCTGTCGCGGACCGAGGTCAACGCCCTAGATGCCAAGGCGTTCAGGTTGCGCAAGCGCGCCCAGCACAAGTTTGGCGTCTATTTCCCGTCGCTGTCCTCCAAGACCATCGTCTATAAGGGCATGTTGACCACCGCTCAGGTGGAGCCGTTCTACCCGGATCTCTCCGATCATCGGTTCACCACCCGGCTGGCTATTGTGCACTCGCGTTTCTCCACCAACACGTTCCCGTCCTGGCCGCTGGCCCAGCCCTTCCGTGCCATTGCTCACAACGGTGAGATCAACACCGTCAAGGGCAACAGGAACTGGATGCGCGCCCGGCAGTCCACTATGAGCCACTCCGTGCTGGGCAACGCCCCGGAAGAACTGTTCCCGATCTGCACGCCCGGGGCCTCGGACTCGGCGTCCTTTGACGAGGTGGCGGAGCTGTTGTGGCTCTCCGGGCGCCCCATCACCGAGGCCATCATGATGATGATCCCGGAGGCCTGGGAAAACCACACAACCATGGATCCTGACCGGAAGGCCTTCTACGAGTACCACTCGCTGATGATGGAGCCGTGGGACGGACCCGCCGCCGTGTCCTTCACCGACGGCACCCAGGTGGGCGCTACCCTGGACCGCAACGGCCTGCGCCCCTGCCGCTACTGGGTCACCGACGACGGACTGGTGGTCTTCGCCTCCGAGGTGGGCGTGCTGGAGATCGCCCCCGAGAAGATCGTGGAGAAGGGCCGCGTGGCCCCCGGCAAGATGTTCGTCGTCGACACTGAAAACGGCCGGCTCATCCGCGACCAGGAGGTCAAGGCGCAGCTAGCCGCCTCGCAACCTTACAAGGAGTGGGCCAAGGAAAACACCATCCGCCTGGCCGAGCTGCCCGAGCGCGAGCACGTGGTCCACACCACCGCCTCCGTCCTTCACCGCCAGCGCACCTTCGGCTACACCACCGAGGAGCTGAAGATCCTGCTGGGCCCCATGGCGCAGACCGGTGGCGAACCGCTGGGCGCCATGGGCACCGACACGCCCGTGGCCGTGCTGTCCACCCGCCCGCGCCTGCTTTTTGACTACTTTGTGCAATCGTTCGCGCAGGTGACCAACCCGCCGTTGGATGCCATCCGCGAGGAACTCGTCACCTCCTTGAACACCACTATTGGCCCGCAGGGCAACCTGCTCTCACGGGCGAAGGTCAAGATGCCGCAACTGGCCCTGACCTTCCCCGTGATCAACAATGACGAGCTGGCCAAGATCGCCAACATCGAGTCCCCCCTGAAGGCTGACGGCACCGGCGCGGAGCTGCTTGCCGTCAAGGTGCGCGGCCTGTACAAGTTCGACGGCGGTGAGAGTGCCCTGCGCTCCCGGCTGACGGAGATCTGTGAGCAGGTCTCCGGCGCCATCAACCGCGGCGTGCAATACGTGGTGCTCTCCGACAGGGACTCCTCGGCCGCCTGGGCGCCCATCCCGTCACTGCTGCTGCTTAGCGCTGTCCACCACCACCTGCTGCGCAGCGCCAACCGCACCAAGATCTCCTTGGTGGTGGAGGCCGGCGATGTCCGCGAGGTCCACCATGTTGCCGTGTTGATCGGCTACGGCGCCGCAGCGGTGAACCCATACCTGGCCATGGAATCCGTGGAGGAACTGATTCGCACCGGCGATGTCACTGGGGTGACCCCGGAGCAGGGCGTGGCGAACCTGATCAAGGGCCTGGGCAAAGGCGTTTTGAAGATCATGTCCAAGATGGGCATTTCCACCGTGGCCTCCTACTGTGGTGCCCAAACGTTCGAGGCCCTGGGGCTCTCGGACAAGCTCGTCGGGCAATACTTCACCGGCACCGTCTCCCAACTGGGCGGCGTAGGCCTTGAGGTCATCGCCAGGGAAGTTACCCAGCGGCACGTCCTGGCGTACCCGGTGGACGGCGTGGACGTCCCGCACCGCCCCCTGCTGGGCGGCGGGGAGTACCAATGGCGCCGCGACGGCGAACCGCACCTGTTCAACCCGGACACGGTCTTCCGCCTCCAGCACGCCACACGGGAACGTCGCTACGACATCTTCAAGCAGTACACCAACGGCATTGATGACCAGGCCAGCAAGTTGATGACCTTCCGCGGCCTGCTTAAATTCAAGGACGGGGTGCGCCCGCCGGTGCCGTTAGAAGAGGTGGAATCGGTGGCCAGCATCGTCAAGCGCTTCTCCACCGGCGCCATGAGCTACGGTTCCATCTCCAAGGAAGCACACCAGACCCTGGCCATTGCCATGAACCGCCTGGGTGCCAAATCCAACACGGGCGAGGGCGGCGAAGACGTTGACCGCCTGCTTGATCCCGAACGCCGCAGTGCCATCAAGCAGGTGGCCTCCGGACGGTTCGGGGTCACCAGCTTGTACCTGAGCAACGCAACAGATATCCAGATCAAGATGGCTCAGGGCGCCAAGCCCGGCGAAGGTGGCCAGCTCATGGCCAAGAAGGTGTACCCGTGGATCGCCGAAACCCGGCACTCCACCCCCGGTGTCGGCCTGATTTCCCCGCCCCCGCACCACGACATCTACTCCATCGAGGACCTGGCGCAGCTGATCTACGACTGCAAGCGCGCCAACCCCAGCGCCCGCGTACACGTCAAACTGGTCTCCGAAATGGGGATCGGCACCGTGGCCAGCGGGGTGACCAAGGCCAAGGCCGACGTCGTCCTGGTCTCAGGACACGACGGCGGCACCGGTGCCAGCCCGTTGAACTCGCTCAAGCACGCCGGCATGCCGTGGGAGCTGGGGCTGGCCGAGACCCAGCAGACGCTGCGGATGAACGGGCTGCGCGACCGCGTGGTGGTGCAGGTGGACGGTCAACTGAAGACCGGCCGCGACGTAGTGATCGCAGCCCTGCTCGGCGCCGAGGAGTACGGTTTCGCCACCGCGCCGCTGGTGGTTTCTGGTTGCGTCATGATGCGCGTGTGCCACCTGGACACCTGCCCGGTGGGTGTGGCCACACAGAACCCGGAGCTGCGCCAACGCTTCAGTGGCAAGCCCGAATTTGTGGTCAACTTCTTCGAGTTCCTGGCCGAGGAGGTCCGTGAGATCCTCGCGGAACTGGGGTTCAGGACGCTATTGGAGGCGGTGGGTCAGTCGGACGTGTTGGATGTTCGCAAGGCGGTGGACCATTGGAAGACCGACGGTCTGGATCTGAGCCCCATCATCTCCGATGCGGGCGTGCCCGCGGGAACTCCCGTCCATAACCAGACCACCCAGAACCATGAGCTGGAGAAGCACTTTGACCAGCAGCTGATCACCATGAGTGCGGAGGCGCTCCGCGAGCGGATTCCGGTGAAGATCAGCCTTCCGGTGGTCAACACGGACCGTTCTGTGGGTACGCTGCTTGGTCACACCGTCACTAAGACGTTCGGAATCGAGCTGCTGGGAACCGACACCATCGACGTCACCCTGACCGGCCAGGCCGGCCAGTCGTTGGGTGCGTTCCTGCCGGCCGGCGTAACACTTCGCCTCTTTGGCGATGCGAACGACTACGTGGGCAAGGGCCTCTCCGGTGGTCGGATCACCGTCCGCCCGGATCGTGCCAACACGTTCTCGGCGGCGGAGAACGTCATTGCCGGCAATGTCATTGGTTACGGGGCCACCAGCGGGGAAATGTTCTTGCGCGGGTTGGTGGGCGAGCGCTTCCTGGTTCGCAACTCCGGTGCGAACGCCGTGGTGGAGGGCATTGGCGACCACGGTTGTGAATACATGACAGGAGGGGTGGCACTGATTTTGGGGGACACGGGGCGCAACTTTGGTGCCGGCATGTCAGGTGGCACCGCGTTTGTGCTGGACCTGTTGCCGAGCAACGTCAACCAGTCCGCGTTGGAATCGGGAGAGTTGTCCTTGTTGGCGCTCGACGCCCAGGATGCGGCCATTGTCCACACACTGCTTCTCAAGCACCAGCAGGAGACGGACTCGTCCCTGGCGGCCGCATTGCTGGCCGATTTCCCGGCCACTGTGACGCGGTTGGCGAAGGTGCTCCCGCGCGACTTTGCAGCAGTATTGGAGACCCGCTTGGCAGCAGCCGGGCTGGGTGAGGACCCCGACGGGGCTACCGTGTGGGCAAAAATTTTGGAGGTTACCGGTGGCTGA
- a CDS encoding HGxxPAAW family protein, with translation MSNKPATTTSVTEQGPIDHSIELGHGNSPAAWTCVAIMLIGTVVGCIAFVMGESATILFWIGVGIIGLGLIAGLAMKAAGYGVGGSKLKNTGH, from the coding sequence ATGAGTAACAAGCCGGCCACCACCACGTCAGTCACCGAGCAGGGACCGATCGACCACAGCATTGAACTCGGCCACGGCAACAGCCCGGCCGCGTGGACCTGTGTCGCCATCATGCTGATCGGCACCGTCGTCGGCTGCATCGCCTTCGTCATGGGCGAAAGTGCCACCATCTTGTTCTGGATTGGTGTGGGCATCATTGGGCTCGGCCTGATCGCGGGCTTGGCCATGAAGGCTGCAGGCTATGGTGTGGGCGGAAGCAAGCTGAAGAACACCGGTCACTAA
- the trpC gene encoding indole-3-glycerol phosphate synthase TrpC, with the protein MSVLQDIIAGVREDLDARKATLTLAQLQGLVAQQRPAMDAFAALGGNDNARADLKVIAEVKRRSPSKGDLAGIADPAALARQYEEGGASVISVLTEERRFGGSLADLDAVRAAVGIPVLRKDFTCDPFMIWEARAHGADLVLLIVAALSDEELHDYLALTHQLGMNAVVETHTAEEIDRAVAVGAKLIGINVRNLKTLEVDRSIFAALAGNIPAGPVVIAESGVRDVDDVRHYAAHGAQAILVGEALVKDATPLERISEFKAAGALAISSR; encoded by the coding sequence GTGAGTGTTTTGCAGGACATCATTGCGGGCGTCCGGGAAGACCTGGACGCTCGCAAGGCGACGCTCACGCTGGCACAACTGCAGGGGCTGGTTGCCCAACAGCGGCCAGCCATGGACGCCTTTGCCGCGCTGGGCGGCAATGACAATGCCCGCGCGGATTTGAAGGTCATCGCCGAGGTTAAGCGCCGCAGCCCCTCCAAGGGGGACCTGGCGGGTATCGCCGACCCCGCCGCCCTGGCCCGCCAGTATGAAGAAGGCGGCGCCAGTGTTATCAGCGTCCTGACCGAGGAGCGCCGTTTTGGCGGCTCACTGGCCGACCTTGACGCCGTGCGTGCCGCTGTAGGGATCCCGGTCCTGCGCAAGGACTTCACCTGTGACCCCTTCATGATTTGGGAGGCCCGCGCTCACGGGGCGGATCTGGTGCTGCTCATTGTGGCGGCCTTGAGTGATGAGGAACTTCACGACTACCTGGCACTGACCCACCAACTGGGCATGAACGCCGTCGTGGAAACCCACACCGCAGAGGAAATTGACCGGGCCGTGGCAGTTGGCGCCAAGCTCATTGGCATCAATGTGCGCAACCTGAAAACCCTTGAGGTCGACCGAAGCATTTTTGCGGCGCTGGCGGGAAACATCCCCGCAGGTCCCGTCGTGATCGCCGAATCGGGCGTCCGCGACGTTGACGACGTCCGGCACTACGCCGCACACGGCGCCCAGGCCATCTTGGTGGGCGAGGCCCTCGTCAAGGACGCCACCCCCTTGGAACGCATCAGCGAATTCAAGGCTGCGGGCGCCCTGGCCATCAGTTCGCGCTAG
- the trpA gene encoding tryptophan synthase subunit alpha: MSESAAPELIEVPQLESKSTAAIDRAKAAGRKALIAYLPAGFPNKQASIDAAIAVARNGADIIEIGIPYSDPVMDGAVIQAATTEALNNGFRVADVFDIVAAVTAETDAAVLVMTYWNPVDRMGVDEFARRLSDAGGAGLITPDLVPDEAAQWIAASDKYGLDRVFLVAPSSTPERVAMTVAASRGFVYAVSIMGVTGARTSVSSAAEAVVAAVHAAGAERACVGLGVSKAEHVREIAAYADGVIVGTALVAALRDGGVDAVGALAKELSSGFNAPTSSNPEV, translated from the coding sequence ATGAGTGAAAGCGCCGCCCCGGAACTGATTGAAGTACCGCAGCTTGAAAGCAAGTCGACTGCGGCCATCGACAGGGCAAAGGCCGCAGGACGCAAGGCCCTCATCGCGTACCTGCCCGCCGGGTTCCCGAACAAGCAGGCCTCCATTGACGCCGCCATCGCCGTGGCCCGCAACGGCGCTGATATCATCGAGATAGGCATCCCGTATTCGGACCCCGTCATGGACGGTGCCGTCATCCAAGCCGCCACGACCGAGGCCCTGAACAACGGCTTCCGGGTGGCCGACGTCTTTGACATCGTGGCAGCAGTCACCGCCGAAACCGACGCCGCAGTCCTGGTCATGACGTACTGGAACCCCGTGGACCGGATGGGTGTTGACGAGTTCGCCCGCAGGCTGTCCGACGCCGGGGGAGCCGGGCTCATCACCCCGGACCTCGTCCCCGACGAGGCTGCACAGTGGATTGCCGCCTCCGACAAATACGGCCTCGACAGGGTTTTCCTCGTGGCGCCCTCCTCCACCCCGGAACGCGTAGCCATGACCGTCGCGGCCAGCCGTGGCTTTGTCTACGCCGTCTCCATCATGGGCGTGACAGGTGCCCGCACGTCGGTCTCCAGCGCCGCAGAGGCCGTGGTGGCTGCGGTGCACGCGGCCGGCGCCGAGCGTGCGTGCGTGGGCTTGGGCGTCTCCAAGGCCGAACATGTGCGTGAAATCGCCGCCTATGCCGACGGCGTCATCGTGGGAACTGCTCTCGTAGCTGCCCTGCGCGACGGCGGCGTCGACGCTGTCGGCGCCTTGGCTAAGGAACTTAGCAGCGGCTTCAACGCACCCACCTCCTCCAACCCGGAAGTATAA